The following proteins are encoded in a genomic region of Phycisphaera sp.:
- a CDS encoding DUF1579 domain-containing protein: MQRISTLLSSCGRGPVVAVAIAAGIALGFGIAAGTHGGSGSATIQPVQNGQEGQEGWGEMDPEAMMEMMAQLNEPGNEHKELAVFVGSWDTKMEALSPGMEAFNSTGSATFESTMGGRFIKQHYNGTMMGSPMTGIGLSGYNKASKKYEGVWHDSMSTALYVVKGDKTGTGWVYEGEETDPMSGETFGYRHVITMDGKDTFSFVMQYPPEIAAGMGVQAEEGQDWVDSFRITYTRKGAGNGMVGNGGNNNQGNNRR; the protein is encoded by the coding sequence ATGCAACGCATCAGCACACTGCTTTCCTCGTGCGGCCGTGGTCCCGTGGTCGCTGTCGCGATCGCCGCCGGCATCGCCCTCGGCTTCGGCATCGCCGCCGGCACGCACGGAGGTAGCGGGAGCGCCACCATCCAACCCGTCCAGAACGGCCAGGAAGGCCAAGAGGGCTGGGGCGAGATGGATCCTGAGGCCATGATGGAGATGATGGCCCAGTTGAACGAGCCCGGCAATGAGCACAAGGAACTGGCCGTCTTCGTCGGCTCGTGGGACACCAAGATGGAGGCCCTCAGCCCCGGCATGGAGGCCTTCAACAGCACCGGCTCAGCCACGTTTGAGTCGACCATGGGCGGCCGCTTCATCAAGCAGCACTACAACGGCACCATGATGGGCTCCCCGATGACCGGCATCGGCCTGAGTGGCTACAACAAGGCCTCGAAGAAATACGAGGGCGTGTGGCACGACAGCATGAGCACCGCGCTCTACGTGGTCAAGGGCGACAAGACCGGCACCGGCTGGGTCTACGAGGGCGAGGAGACCGACCCGATGAGCGGCGAGACCTTCGGCTACCGCCACGTCATCACCATGGACGGCAAGGACACGTTCAGCTTCGTCATGCAGTACCCGCCGGAGATCGCCGCCGGGATGGGCGTGCAGGCAGAGGAGGGCCAGGACTGGGTCGACAGCTTCCGCATCACCTACACCCGCAAGGGCGCGGGCAACGGCATGGTCGGCAACGGTGGTAACAACAACCAGGGCAACAACAGGCGATAA
- a CDS encoding ABC transporter permease: protein MTRILHIAGREFASTVLTKGFIIGAVVVPAVLAIAIPVVIFIVSQQKAPAIVGTVAVIDPTGEVAPRLVEYLKPEAIAERRGDLAKQAGEAMPSMPGASPDATGQAMDMVLGTAPNLSVQILEPDADLDEAKERIRAAVKDDPDSTIAVAIIDPSAVVKDESAERFGAFNLTVMPRLDDRIIDEIRGGLRRSVREARYEANGFEIEDIEALTSVDAPRTTEVTEEGERDSTSAMSFILPMVMMMLVLGAVFTGGQYLLTTTIEEKSNRVVEVLLSAVSPTQLMAGKILGQMLVGLSMLTIYSGVGISALVAFALGDLINPMDVVWMFLFFLTGYGMIASLMAAAGAAVNDLREAQAFMTPIMMFMMIPYFMMIVVPRAPNSTLAVTLSFVPPINPFIMMLRIASNNPPPTWQILLSLGVAALGAVVAVWLAGKIFRVGMLMFGKPPNFRTLVRWVRMA, encoded by the coding sequence ATGACCCGAATCCTGCACATCGCCGGCCGGGAATTCGCCTCGACGGTTCTCACGAAGGGCTTCATCATCGGCGCGGTCGTCGTGCCGGCGGTGCTGGCCATCGCCATCCCGGTGGTCATCTTCATTGTCAGCCAGCAGAAGGCGCCCGCCATTGTGGGCACGGTCGCGGTGATCGACCCGACGGGCGAGGTTGCGCCGCGGCTTGTGGAGTACCTCAAGCCCGAGGCGATCGCCGAGCGCCGGGGGGACCTTGCGAAGCAGGCCGGCGAGGCCATGCCGTCGATGCCCGGAGCCTCCCCCGATGCCACGGGCCAGGCGATGGACATGGTGCTTGGCACGGCCCCGAACCTCTCCGTGCAGATCCTGGAGCCCGATGCGGATCTCGACGAGGCCAAAGAGCGGATCCGTGCGGCCGTCAAGGACGATCCTGACTCAACCATCGCCGTCGCGATCATCGATCCCAGCGCGGTCGTGAAAGATGAATCGGCGGAACGGTTCGGTGCGTTCAATCTGACGGTCATGCCCAGGCTCGACGATCGGATCATCGACGAGATCCGCGGCGGGTTACGCCGTAGTGTGCGCGAGGCTCGGTACGAGGCGAATGGTTTTGAGATCGAGGACATTGAGGCCTTGACCAGCGTGGATGCGCCGCGCACCACCGAGGTCACCGAGGAGGGTGAGCGCGACTCCACGAGCGCGATGAGCTTCATCCTGCCCATGGTGATGATGATGCTCGTGCTTGGCGCGGTGTTCACGGGCGGCCAGTACCTGCTGACCACGACCATCGAGGAGAAGTCCAACCGCGTGGTCGAGGTGCTGCTGAGCGCCGTCTCGCCCACGCAGCTCATGGCGGGCAAGATTCTGGGGCAGATGCTCGTGGGGTTGTCGATGCTCACGATCTACTCGGGAGTGGGTATCAGTGCCTTGGTTGCGTTTGCGTTGGGCGACCTCATCAACCCCATGGACGTGGTGTGGATGTTCCTATTTTTCCTGACCGGCTACGGCATGATCGCCTCGCTCATGGCGGCCGCGGGGGCGGCCGTCAACGACCTTCGCGAGGCGCAGGCGTTCATGACGCCCATCATGATGTTCATGATGATCCCGTACTTCATGATGATCGTGGTGCCGCGGGCGCCGAACTCGACGCTGGCAGTGACGCTGAGCTTCGTACCGCCGATCAATCCGTTCATCATGATGCTCAGAATCGCTAGTAATAATCCGCCGCCTACGTGGCAGATCCTGCTGAGCCTGGGCGTCGCCGCGCTCGGGGCCGTGGTCGCGGTGTGGCTGGCGGGCAAGATCTTCCGCGTGGGCATGCTCATGTTTGGCAAGCCGCCGAACTTCCGGACGCTGGTTCGCTGGGTGCGGATGGCGTGA
- a CDS encoding aminotransferase class IV, producing the protein MLQQANPLNQNLIVNINGTLTPRSEAGVSPFDSSVQNGDAVWEGLRLYDGRIFRLEQHLARLRHSAMALAYASIPSDEEIIHELSRTLEANAMRDGVHVRLTLTRGEKYTSGLDPRINTLGHTLIILAEHKPPVYDKSGITLKTSAHRRPPADVLDQKIHSCNQLTSILAKLEANAAGADDALMLDTRGFVAETNATHLFFVEDGVIRTPTTAACPEGVTRAAILELCNENDIDCREADITLAEAYRASEVFCTGTMGEIAPVVEIDGRRIGGAAGGPITARLSGLFSALTSTEGERVVG; encoded by the coding sequence ATGCTCCAGCAAGCCAACCCACTCAACCAGAACCTCATCGTGAACATCAACGGCACGCTCACGCCGCGATCGGAGGCAGGCGTGAGCCCCTTCGACTCTTCGGTGCAGAACGGCGACGCGGTCTGGGAGGGTCTGCGGCTCTACGACGGGCGGATCTTCAGGCTCGAGCAGCATTTGGCTCGGCTGCGGCACTCCGCGATGGCCCTGGCATACGCGAGCATCCCAAGCGACGAGGAGATCATCCATGAGCTCTCGCGCACCCTTGAAGCGAACGCGATGCGGGACGGTGTGCATGTCCGGCTTACGCTGACGCGGGGCGAGAAGTACACGTCGGGGCTCGATCCCAGGATCAACACGCTTGGCCACACGCTCATCATCCTGGCCGAGCACAAGCCGCCGGTGTATGACAAGTCGGGCATCACGCTCAAGACCTCCGCGCATCGCCGGCCACCGGCCGACGTGCTCGACCAGAAGATTCATTCCTGCAACCAGCTCACGTCGATCCTCGCGAAGCTCGAAGCAAACGCGGCGGGTGCCGACGACGCGCTCATGCTCGACACGCGGGGTTTTGTGGCCGAAACCAACGCCACGCACTTGTTCTTCGTTGAGGACGGCGTGATCCGCACGCCGACGACCGCCGCGTGCCCGGAGGGCGTTACACGGGCGGCCATACTCGAACTCTGCAATGAGAACGACATCGACTGCCGGGAGGCCGACATCACGCTGGCCGAAGCCTACCGGGCGTCGGAGGTCTTCTGCACCGGCACGATGGGGGAAATCGCACCGGTCGTCGAGATCGATGGCAGGCGCATCGGCGGTGCGGCGGGTGGGCCGATCACCGCGAGGCTGTCGGGTCTGTTTAGCGCGTTGACGTCGACCGAGGGTGAACGCGTGGTCGGCTGA
- a CDS encoding M28 family peptidase — MTKFISAAAALALACLPTLAQDCPIAEALAASDAEVRLFDTHVTTLSSPAMGGRLPGSKGMAMAKDYVQRSLELAGLEPAFGSGESASWRQSFSIENTNAENVAGLIRGSGDLASQYIVIGAHLDHLGDGQFGSRGETGSLHPGADDNASGVAGMLLMARGLAGDYAKLDGDRRSVLFIAFSGEESGLNGATFYVNNPVSPITTHTLMINFDMIGRIKDGRLSVSGVGTGVGLEDVVEPIFDASPLIEQVESGLSGRSDHWAFYEAGVPGLFVTATDQHDDYHTQNDESWKINRTQGAETAAVFAQVVHALATTTSNMAFVGGQRPAAGPSMGDIRVRFGIRPGSYVEGVSGVAVGGVTPDSPADHAGLESGDRLVGWNGQAVGDVRDWMGQLMRHDPGDVVTVTVERDGERIDFKVTLQDRGGV; from the coding sequence ATGACCAAGTTCATCTCCGCCGCAGCGGCTCTGGCTCTTGCGTGCCTGCCAACTCTCGCCCAAGACTGCCCCATCGCCGAGGCGCTCGCCGCCAGCGACGCCGAGGTCCGGCTGTTCGACACGCACGTGACCACGCTCTCCAGCCCTGCCATGGGCGGCCGCCTGCCGGGCAGCAAGGGCATGGCGATGGCCAAGGACTACGTGCAGCGATCGCTCGAGCTGGCTGGGCTCGAGCCGGCGTTCGGATCCGGTGAGAGCGCTTCGTGGCGGCAGTCGTTCTCGATCGAGAACACCAATGCGGAGAATGTCGCCGGCTTGATCCGAGGCAGCGGAGACCTCGCGAGCCAGTACATCGTCATTGGCGCTCACTTGGATCATCTCGGCGACGGCCAATTCGGGTCTCGTGGAGAGACGGGCTCGTTGCACCCCGGGGCCGACGACAACGCTTCGGGTGTGGCCGGCATGCTGCTGATGGCCCGGGGCCTGGCCGGCGACTACGCCAAGCTCGACGGCGATCGACGGAGCGTGCTGTTCATTGCCTTCAGCGGCGAGGAATCGGGCCTCAATGGCGCGACGTTCTACGTCAACAACCCCGTCTCCCCGATCACCACGCACACGCTCATGATCAACTTCGACATGATCGGCCGCATCAAGGATGGCCGGCTGAGCGTTTCCGGCGTTGGTACCGGTGTCGGCCTTGAGGATGTCGTCGAACCGATCTTCGATGCTTCGCCGCTCATCGAGCAGGTTGAATCTGGCTTGAGTGGTCGCAGCGACCACTGGGCGTTCTACGAGGCGGGCGTGCCGGGGCTGTTCGTCACCGCGACGGACCAGCACGATGACTACCACACGCAGAATGACGAGTCGTGGAAGATCAACCGGACGCAGGGGGCCGAGACCGCGGCGGTGTTCGCCCAGGTCGTCCACGCCCTGGCCACCACAACGAGCAACATGGCATTCGTCGGCGGGCAGCGCCCCGCCGCCGGTCCGAGCATGGGCGACATCCGCGTCCGCTTTGGCATCCGTCCGGGCAGCTATGTCGAGGGCGTGTCGGGCGTGGCCGTGGGCGGCGTGACGCCAGACTCTCCCGCCGACCACGCGGGCCTCGAGTCGGGTGACCGGCTCGTGGGCTGGAACGGCCAGGCGGTCGGTGACGTTCGCGACTGGATGGGCCAGCTCATGCGACACGACCCCGGCGACGTGGTGACCGTGACCGTCGAACGCGACGGCGAGCGGATCGACTTCAAGGTCACGCTGCAGGACCGCGGAGGTGTTTGA
- a CDS encoding GNAT family N-acetyltransferase, whose translation MTTVRDFAQQDVAPANALTNWYIEHTAVHFAFEPHDDAEFETAWREGSRTHPWLAAQVDGRFSGYAKAGVWRDRKAYERTCETGIYVERGMEGKGVGLALYNELLPRLRAAGFRTVIGGMTLPNPASAALHERAGFRKVAHFEQVGRKFDQWHDVGFWQLTFPDGHAERLDSEQSGA comes from the coding sequence ATGACCACCGTGCGTGATTTCGCGCAGCAGGACGTGGCTCCGGCCAACGCGCTGACCAATTGGTACATCGAGCATACCGCCGTCCACTTCGCGTTCGAGCCCCACGACGATGCGGAATTCGAGACGGCTTGGCGCGAAGGCAGCCGAACGCACCCCTGGCTTGCGGCGCAGGTCGACGGGCGGTTCTCCGGCTACGCCAAGGCGGGCGTCTGGCGAGACCGCAAGGCCTATGAGCGGACCTGCGAAACAGGCATCTACGTCGAGCGAGGCATGGAGGGCAAGGGCGTCGGCCTGGCGCTGTACAACGAGCTTCTACCCAGGCTCCGGGCCGCCGGCTTCCGCACCGTCATCGGCGGCATGACCCTGCCCAACCCCGCCTCGGCGGCCCTGCACGAGCGTGCCGGCTTCCGCAAGGTCGCCCACTTCGAGCAGGTCGGCCGCAAGTTCGACCAGTGGCACGACGTGGGCTTCTGGCAGCTGACCTTCCCCGACGGACATGCCGAGAGGCTGGATTCCGAGCAAAGCGGGGCGTAA
- the purD gene encoding phosphoribosylamine--glycine ligase yields the protein MTIPNDSDHKKLNVLLVGGGGREHALAEAIAASPRLGTLYATNCENPGIAALATPAGVPIDAGTAYRAQFFCRDKGIDLVVIGPEGPLAAGLADCLREKGVAVFGPNKDGAQLEADKHWAKDLMRGAAVPTAESRSFTDAENAVAYSLSRTQPPVIKACGLAAGKGVVLPKSHKEAADAIRWMLNDKAFGEAGSRVLVEERLEGPEVSVFALTDGKGVYILDACQDHKRLKDGDEGPNTGGMGAFCPSTLIDDATMERVEREILLPVIDSMRRDDIDYRGVIYAGLMLTSAGPKVLEFNARFGDPECQVLMPRLASDVLEMLYATATGTVEDLELAWHPGAAVCVVLASEGYPEKPITGMPITGIDEAQAMEGVFVYHAGTKVDKTGQLVTAGGRVLGVTGLGATVEDARERAYAAADKIHFKGVQLRRDIALGALEAPRVVSNRQG from the coding sequence GTGACCATTCCCAACGACTCAGATCACAAGAAGCTCAACGTCCTGCTCGTCGGCGGCGGCGGCCGCGAGCACGCCCTGGCCGAGGCGATCGCGGCCTCGCCACGCCTGGGCACGCTCTACGCCACCAACTGCGAGAACCCAGGCATCGCCGCCCTGGCCACCCCCGCGGGCGTGCCCATCGACGCCGGGACGGCCTACCGAGCCCAGTTCTTCTGCCGCGATAAGGGCATCGACCTGGTAGTCATCGGGCCCGAGGGGCCGCTTGCGGCTGGACTTGCCGACTGCCTCCGCGAGAAGGGCGTGGCGGTGTTTGGCCCCAACAAGGACGGGGCCCAGCTGGAGGCCGACAAGCACTGGGCCAAGGACCTCATGCGTGGGGCCGCTGTGCCGACGGCCGAGAGTCGCAGCTTCACCGACGCCGAGAACGCGGTGGCCTATTCGCTCAGCCGCACCCAGCCGCCGGTCATTAAGGCCTGCGGCCTGGCCGCGGGCAAGGGCGTGGTCTTGCCCAAGAGCCACAAGGAGGCGGCCGACGCCATCCGCTGGATGCTCAACGACAAGGCCTTCGGCGAGGCTGGCTCGCGCGTGCTGGTCGAGGAACGGCTGGAGGGCCCCGAGGTCTCGGTCTTCGCGCTCACCGACGGCAAGGGCGTGTACATCCTCGACGCCTGCCAGGACCACAAACGCCTGAAGGACGGCGACGAGGGCCCCAACACCGGCGGCATGGGCGCGTTCTGCCCGAGCACGCTCATCGACGACGCCACGATGGAGCGCGTCGAGCGTGAGATCCTGCTGCCGGTCATCGACAGCATGCGCCGTGACGACATCGACTACCGCGGCGTCATCTACGCGGGCCTCATGCTGACGTCCGCGGGCCCCAAGGTGCTCGAGTTCAACGCGCGTTTTGGTGACCCCGAATGCCAAGTGCTCATGCCACGCCTGGCCAGCGACGTGCTCGAGATGCTCTACGCCACGGCCACAGGCACCGTGGAAGACCTCGAACTCGCCTGGCACCCGGGCGCGGCGGTGTGCGTGGTCCTCGCCAGCGAAGGCTACCCCGAGAAGCCGATCACGGGCATGCCCATCACCGGCATCGACGAGGCCCAGGCGATGGAGGGCGTGTTCGTCTATCACGCGGGTACGAAGGTCGATAAGACGGGCCAGCTCGTCACCGCCGGCGGCCGCGTGCTGGGCGTCACGGGCCTGGGCGCCACCGTCGAGGACGCTCGCGAGCGGGCCTACGCCGCCGCGGACAAGATCCACTTCAAGGGCGTGCAACTCCGCCGGGACATCGCCCTGGGGGCCCTAGAAGCCCCCCGGGTTGTCTCCAATCGGCAGGGATAG
- a CDS encoding class I SAM-dependent methyltransferase produces MTEAASQTPGAQDLYELCVQSPRHVVDLVRAIHGDEPTLLGEDFAGSGAVSRAWVGQSGRHRAWCVDRDAETLSRCDGADRIETRVGDVMDEPASVDAIWVGNFSVGYHHDRASLLAYLKHVRARLKPGGVFVCDTYGGETAYTIGEVHRFHPLPAEHAPDGKGGWRVRYTWEQREANPLTGMVTNALHFRIERAGFIDAEHIDAFVYHWRLWSVPELRDALLEAGFASSAVYGQLPDAVDGDGRPYIQPMDDTEEADDSFIVCVAARA; encoded by the coding sequence GTGACCGAGGCCGCATCCCAGACCCCTGGTGCGCAAGATCTCTACGAGCTCTGTGTGCAGAGCCCCAGGCACGTGGTGGATCTGGTCCGAGCCATCCACGGTGATGAGCCCACGCTGCTCGGCGAGGACTTCGCCGGTAGCGGTGCGGTGAGCCGGGCGTGGGTTGGGCAGAGCGGGCGTCATCGAGCCTGGTGTGTTGATCGGGACGCCGAGACGCTCTCGCGTTGTGATGGTGCGGACCGCATCGAGACCCGTGTCGGCGACGTGATGGACGAGCCGGCGAGTGTCGATGCGATCTGGGTGGGCAACTTTTCCGTTGGTTACCACCATGATCGGGCGAGCTTGCTCGCTTACCTCAAGCACGTTCGGGCACGGTTGAAGCCGGGTGGGGTCTTCGTGTGCGATACCTATGGCGGCGAGACGGCCTACACCATCGGCGAGGTCCACCGCTTCCATCCCCTACCTGCAGAGCACGCACCCGACGGCAAGGGCGGCTGGCGCGTGCGGTATACGTGGGAGCAGCGTGAGGCCAACCCGCTCACGGGCATGGTGACCAACGCGCTGCACTTCCGCATCGAGCGGGCGGGCTTTATCGACGCCGAACACATTGATGCGTTCGTCTACCACTGGCGACTTTGGTCGGTGCCGGAATTACGCGACGCCTTGCTCGAAGCGGGGTTTGCCTCGTCCGCGGTCTATGGCCAGCTCCCCGACGCGGTCGACGGCGACGGCCGGCCGTACATCCAGCCGATGGACGACACGGAGGAGGCCGACGACAGTTTTATCGTGTGCGTCGCGGCTCGGGCCTGA
- a CDS encoding DPP IV N-terminal domain-containing protein: protein MRIAMLVLGLFLFCPAWASQDEPRPPVTVAEQTGFSKTGTSEQVEAFLRTLDEQSERTWLGSIGESNEGKSLPLLVVADPPVASAEAARKSGKLVVLLFGNIHSGETCGKEALQMLARELALGERSELLDDLIVCFVPNYNPDSNDKMGPDNRRNQNGPDEMGLRHNAQDLDLNRDWIKLEAPETRALVRFMRHWDPAVIVDSHTTNGSHHRYTITHQGPKHPASDPTLIAFARDTFIPQVGERFEEQSEYKTFVYGNFADKHTKWTTYPASPRYGTPYRGLRNRIGLLSEAYAYDAFEDRVLGTLEFCRAVLQESAEHKEAIQKATRTADAFNNTDDARQISLRERAIALEGDFTALGYQEYDGEGNKIEATDEHRDYEVEMLNGFEPTLSVERPWAYLIPADLEHVTQHLQRHGIDVLEVREGMELDAEAYRIDEMARAERAFQGHHLVNISRVTPVVRGVRVEPGWYMVRTKQDLGNLASYMLEPQATDGLASWNFLDDHLERGGDYPIYRLPEPAPILTRSAKTLAEDREPPKRITAEMIIDRRGSPRLSGAGRARLGWLDDEHLSKSVPGVEGSFRVNAMTGRPVEDVEETDWEAVAAVIEELPTINKDRARQVARSSYRFERDSGLVFNHENDLYFVSAEGDTAVRLTATPQREEAWSSSPNGEFVAYVQDNDLWVVDVATQTPRALTIGGTDTIRHGKASWLYYEELFGRSWRAFWWSPDSQHIAFLMSDCSAVPEYTIVDNQRREQTVEVERYARPGERNPDVELGIVSRDGGGISMADLSGYDDGLFLISHVSWTPDGKNCVVHVQDRIQTWLDVLHVPTRGGSPTKLMRDSTEAWIQSPGSFRYLEDGSFLMSSERDGFEHLYHYSSKGKIIRQITSGEWECRRVLRVDEENDWIYFTGTVDSPIGSNLYKIRLDSSELTRLTHEPGSHSVDLNPAGTMFIDSWSAVNQPGRTALRSTVDGALIRWLDTNPVYELEDYRVATLEHVKIPTRHEGIELEGILHYPPDFDPTKKYPLWVMTYAGPHAPTVRDSWQGGRTWEQLLCSAGIVVLRTDPYAASGKGAKSAWTSYLNLGVRELQDLEDAVEWVLGNDWADGSRVGINGHSFGGYITAYALTHSDLFTAGIAGAPVTDWRDYDTIYTERYMSTPQANPEGYKRTSAVEGAKNLAGRLLIAHGTIDDNVHMHNSIRLIAALQRANKLFETAIYPGSRHGIRSGQYRRLQWDFIKRTMGVEDPSDEAENQAVETEADRYEVADGD, encoded by the coding sequence ATGCGAATTGCGATGCTTGTCCTCGGCTTGTTCCTCTTCTGTCCCGCGTGGGCATCCCAGGATGAGCCGCGGCCCCCGGTCACCGTTGCCGAGCAGACCGGCTTCAGCAAGACCGGAACGTCCGAGCAGGTCGAGGCTTTCCTTCGCACGCTCGACGAGCAGAGCGAGCGGACCTGGCTGGGCTCGATCGGCGAGTCGAACGAGGGCAAGAGCCTGCCGTTGCTGGTCGTGGCCGATCCGCCGGTGGCCAGTGCCGAAGCGGCCCGCAAGAGCGGCAAGCTGGTCGTTCTCCTGTTTGGCAACATCCATTCGGGCGAAACGTGTGGGAAGGAAGCCCTCCAGATGCTGGCGCGCGAGCTGGCGCTCGGCGAGCGATCGGAGTTGCTCGACGACCTGATCGTGTGCTTCGTGCCCAATTACAACCCGGACTCGAACGACAAGATGGGACCCGACAACCGCCGGAACCAGAACGGCCCCGACGAGATGGGCCTGCGGCACAACGCCCAGGACCTGGACCTCAACCGCGATTGGATCAAGTTGGAAGCGCCCGAGACGCGAGCGCTCGTGCGGTTCATGCGTCATTGGGATCCGGCCGTCATCGTCGACAGCCACACGACGAACGGCTCGCACCACCGCTACACCATCACCCACCAGGGGCCGAAGCACCCCGCGAGCGACCCGACCCTCATCGCATTCGCCCGCGATACGTTCATCCCGCAGGTTGGCGAGCGATTCGAGGAACAGTCCGAGTACAAGACGTTCGTGTACGGCAACTTTGCCGACAAGCACACGAAGTGGACGACGTACCCGGCCTCACCGCGCTATGGCACGCCCTACCGCGGCCTGCGCAATCGCATCGGGCTGCTCTCCGAGGCGTACGCCTATGACGCGTTCGAGGACCGCGTGCTGGGCACGCTGGAGTTCTGCCGGGCCGTATTGCAAGAGTCGGCCGAGCATAAGGAGGCCATTCAGAAAGCGACCCGGACCGCCGACGCGTTCAACAACACCGACGACGCGCGCCAGATATCCCTACGCGAGCGGGCCATCGCGCTCGAGGGCGATTTCACCGCCCTGGGATATCAGGAGTACGACGGCGAGGGCAACAAGATCGAGGCGACCGACGAGCATCGCGACTACGAGGTCGAGATGCTCAACGGCTTCGAGCCCACGCTGAGCGTGGAGCGGCCATGGGCGTACCTGATTCCCGCTGATCTCGAGCACGTTACGCAGCACCTGCAACGCCACGGCATCGACGTGCTCGAGGTGCGTGAGGGCATGGAACTCGACGCGGAGGCCTATCGCATTGACGAGATGGCGCGGGCCGAGCGGGCGTTCCAGGGCCACCACCTCGTCAACATCTCGCGGGTCACGCCGGTCGTGCGCGGCGTGCGTGTCGAACCGGGGTGGTACATGGTGCGCACCAAGCAGGACTTGGGCAACCTCGCGTCGTACATGCTCGAGCCGCAGGCGACCGATGGCCTTGCGAGTTGGAACTTTCTCGACGATCATCTTGAGCGGGGCGGGGACTATCCGATCTATCGATTGCCGGAGCCCGCACCGATCCTCACCCGTAGCGCGAAGACGCTCGCCGAAGATCGCGAGCCACCCAAGCGGATCACCGCCGAGATGATCATCGATCGGCGTGGCTCGCCCCGCCTGAGCGGCGCGGGCCGGGCACGGCTGGGTTGGCTTGACGATGAGCACCTCAGCAAGTCGGTGCCGGGTGTCGAGGGCAGCTTCAGGGTCAACGCGATGACCGGCCGCCCGGTGGAGGACGTGGAAGAGACCGATTGGGAAGCGGTCGCGGCTGTCATCGAAGAACTACCGACGATCAACAAAGACCGGGCCCGCCAGGTCGCTCGATCGAGCTACCGCTTCGAGCGGGATAGTGGCCTCGTGTTCAACCACGAGAACGACCTGTACTTCGTCTCGGCCGAGGGTGATACGGCCGTGCGTTTGACCGCGACGCCGCAGCGGGAGGAGGCGTGGTCGTCGAGCCCGAATGGCGAGTTCGTTGCGTACGTCCAGGATAACGACCTCTGGGTCGTCGACGTTGCAACACAGACACCGCGAGCCCTCACGATCGGCGGCACGGACACCATCCGCCACGGCAAGGCGAGCTGGCTGTACTACGAAGAGCTCTTTGGCCGGAGCTGGCGAGCGTTCTGGTGGAGCCCCGACTCCCAGCACATCGCCTTTTTGATGTCGGATTGCTCGGCCGTCCCCGAGTACACGATCGTGGATAACCAGAGACGCGAGCAGACCGTCGAGGTCGAGCGCTACGCACGCCCGGGCGAACGCAACCCCGACGTCGAGCTTGGGATTGTCAGCCGCGACGGGGGCGGCATCAGTATGGCCGACCTGTCGGGCTACGACGATGGGCTCTTCCTGATCAGCCATGTGTCGTGGACGCCCGACGGCAAGAATTGCGTCGTCCACGTGCAGGATCGGATCCAGACCTGGCTCGACGTGCTGCACGTCCCGACGCGTGGGGGCTCGCCGACCAAGCTCATGCGCGACTCGACCGAGGCGTGGATCCAATCACCCGGTTCGTTCCGCTATCTCGAAGACGGCAGCTTCCTGATGTCTTCCGAGCGGGACGGCTTCGAGCACTTGTATCACTATTCCAGCAAGGGAAAGATCATTCGGCAGATCACGAGCGGCGAGTGGGAGTGCCGTCGCGTGCTCCGTGTCGATGAGGAGAATGATTGGATCTACTTCACGGGCACCGTCGACTCGCCCATCGGCAGCAACCTCTACAAGATTCGCCTTGATAGCAGCGAGCTGACCCGCCTGACCCACGAACCGGGCTCGCACTCGGTGGACCTGAACCCGGCCGGCACGATGTTCATCGACTCCTGGTCGGCCGTCAACCAACCGGGACGGACAGCGCTGCGCTCGACCGTCGATGGTGCGCTCATCCGGTGGCTCGACACCAACCCGGTGTACGAATTGGAAGACTACCGGGTCGCAACCCTCGAGCACGTCAAGATTCCCACCCGTCACGAAGGCATCGAACTCGAGGGCATCCTGCACTATCCGCCGGACTTCGATCCGACCAAGAAGTACCCGCTCTGGGTCATGACGTACGCTGGCCCGCATGCGCCGACGGTCCGTGATTCATGGCAGGGCGGCCGCACGTGGGAGCAGTTGCTCTGCTCGGCGGGCATTGTCGTGCTTCGGACCGACCCCTACGCCGCCAGCGGCAAGGGTGCGAAGAGCGCATGGACGAGTTATCTGAATCTGGGCGTGCGCGAACTCCAAGACCTTGAGGACGCCGTGGAGTGGGTGCTTGGGAACGACTGGGCCGACGGCTCGCGCGTGGGCATCAACGGCCATTCGTTCGGCGGGTACATCACCGCGTATGCACTCACGCACAGCGACCTCTTTACCGCTGGCATCGCCGGCGCGCCCGTCACCGACTGGCGCGACTACGACACGATCTACACCGAGCGGTACATGTCGACGCCGCAGGCAAACCCGGAGGGTTATAAACGCACTAGCGCCGTCGAGGGTGCCAAGAACCTGGCCGGCCGCCTGCTCATCGCTCACGGCACCATCGACGACAACGTCCACATGCACAACTCGATCCGGCTGATTGCCGCCCTCCAGCGGGCCAATAAGCTCTTCGAGACCGCCATCTACCCTGGCAGCCGCCACGGTATCCGCTCGGGCCAGTATCGCCGGCTCCAATGGGACTTCATCAAGCGGACGATGGGGGTCGAGGATCCGAGCGATGAAGCAGAGAACCAAGCGGTGGAAACCGAGGCCGATCGATATGAGGTTGCCGATGGCGACTGA